The window GGAAGCCATCATCATCATTTATATGGTTGTCCAGATCAGGCTGATACCGTGGCACAGGCGGTACTTGATCGACTGTATAGGGATTATCCCCCAACTGAAGACAGCAAATCAATACAAATGCCAGCATCGAGCGGCCTCCCTGCCGTGACACACCTATTCTCTATCGAACGTGTCAAAGTATCGTCTGGAACATGGTTCGCATCATTTGCCAAGAGGACTGCTGTGACGTAGGCTACACACCAATAGTAACGACTATAACGGCTCTAACGCGGGCATCTGGGCGTTCATCGTTAGAGAATGGCCTTTTTCAGGATTCGTCAGGATATGCCAGTTTATGTACGTTAATATTGTCCAAGAGCTTATGGCTCTGACTCTTTCTGATTACACGGTCTTGATTACCCGGATGGATTAGGCGGCACAACAGCATGCCATTACGCTTCGCCTTTGCGCTGCACGATCATCAGCCTGTCGGCAATTTCGACAGCGTGATGTCCCAGGCTTATAACGACGCCTATTTTCCATTTCTCGATATTATCAGCCAGTATCCTGAACTCGCCTTCAGCCTGCATGTTAGCGGGCCGCTTCTCGAATGGCTCGAACGCAACAAGCCCGATCATCTTGGTGATCTGAAAGAACTCGTCAAAGCCGGTCAGCTTGAAATTCTGGGTGGTGCATACTACGAACCCATTCTACCGTTGCTGCCACGTCGCGATCGTGTGGGGCAGATTCGTCGTTATACTGAAAAACTCAAATCGGTATTTAATTGTGATGTCCGCGGCATGTGGCTCGCAGAACGTGTCTGGGAACCGAGCCTGGTGACCGATCTTCTCGAAGCTGATATTGAGTATACCCTACTAGATGATTATCACTTCAAGCAAGCTGGCATGGAAGAAGACGACCTGCATGGCTACTTCCTGACCGAAGACCAGGGATTTCTGCTTCGTATCTTCCCTATCAGCGAACCACTGCGCTACATGGTTCCCTGGAAAGATCCTTCGGAAGCCATTGCCTATCTCGATCTGCTGGCAGAAACCTATCCTGATTCGGTAGTCGTCTGTGCGGATGATGGCGAAAAATTTGGCTCATGGCCTGGCACCAATACCTTGTGCTACCAGAATCAATGGCTCACGAAATTCTTTGACCTGCTGCTCGAACGGCAGGAACAGGAAAAGATACAACTGGTTACGTTGTCGCAGGCGTTGGATGAAACTCCGCCTCTCAATACCATCTATCTGCCTGAATGCAGCTACCGCGAAATGACCGAATGGGCTTTACCAACAAGCAGGCAACTCAAACGACAGAAGTTGTTGAAGCAGTTTGAAGGCAAGGGTGTGCAGGAAGAAATCAAGAATAACCTGCGTGGCGGCATTTGGAGAAACTTCGCTTCCAAGTACCCTGAAGTGCGCGAGATGCAGGCTCGAATGATTGAGGTCAGCGATCACGTTGCTGCCGCTGCATCCAATCCTTCGATTGAGACAGCGATTCATGAACTCTATCGCGGCCAATGCAACTGCCCTTACTGGCATGGGGCGTTCGGCGGATTGTATCTGCCTCACCTACGCCAAGCCATTTTCAAGCATTTAATATCGGCGGACAATGTTTGTCTGCCTGACGATGTGGCTGCAGGTCAGCGGGTGGATATTGAACTGCATGATTTCAACCTGGATGGGCGGCGCGAACTGCGCATTGCTACGGCACTCTATGTTGCTTACTTCTGCCCGCATCAGGGTGGCATGCTTTACGAACTGGATATCAGGCCAGTGAAATACAACCTGCTGGCAACTATGACCCGCCGGCCCGAACCTTACCATGAAACGATCAAGCAGATCGGTTCGAGCAAGGTACAAGCGGGAGTCAATCCCGGGCAGCCGGCACAGTTCAAACAGGCTGAACTGGATCAGCAGCTGGTGTATGACAAGTATCCTCGCAAAAGTCTGATCGATCATTTCTTTCCTCTCGATACCACACTGGAAAACGTGGTGAAGCACAACGAGGAAGAATTGGGAGATTTTGTTCAAGGCCCATACATCAGGCGATTGATCGACCGTGACACACATCAAAGACTGCGTCTGTATCGACAGGGTAAAGTACGCAGCGATACCGTGCATGTTTCCAAGGAAATTGTCGCATCGGCAACCGCCAATACTTTAACAGTGCGTTATCGACTGGATGATTTGCCTGCCAAGCCAGATTATTATTTTGCTGTCGAATTCAATTTCGCAGGATTTCCATCAGATCAAGATGATCGCTACTATTATCATGCTGGCAAGAAGAATGCAGGCCCAACTCAGACATTGATTGATTTGAAATCTACCGATCATCTGGGCGTAGTAGATGAATACCTGGGGCTGGACTGCAGGTTGCAGACATCATCACCCGCAGGCATCTGGGCATTTCCAATAAGAACTGTCAGCCAGTCTGAAGCAGGATTTGAACTGGTACACCAGGGCGTTACGATGATTGCTTACTTCCAGCCACAACCGGACCCAGCCGGACACTGGGAAGTTGAAGTCGTATTAAAAATAGATGCACACCGACGTAAATCAGGTTAGTCATGCGTGTTGGCATCTTTGGCGGTTCATTTGATCCTGTCCACATCGGACATCTCATCCTTGCCGAGCAGTGTCTGGAACAAGGCATGCTGGATCGTGTCGATTTTGTTCCTGCCCCACGACCGCCGCATAAAGCGCAAGGTACCCATGCCAGCTTCGAGCAACGCGCTCAGATGTTATCTGCGGCACTCCAGGGACATAGCCAGTTTAGTGTAAACACTTGTGAACAGAATCGGCCTGGATTGAGTTACACGGTAGACACGCTGCGCCATCTGCACACCAGCGAACCAGGGAATGAGTGGTATCTGATTTTAGGCATGGACAGTGTACATGATCTGGAAACGTGGCGCGACCCACAGGGAATAGCAAAGCTCTGCACGTTGATGATTGTCAAGCGTCCAGGCATCAAACTGGATGAGCCACCTGAGTATTTCCGTTCGCACTATGTCGATGCACCATTGATCGAAATCTCCAGTACCGACATCAGGCAGCGAGTGGCAGATCAGAGGTCGATACGATACCTTGTCCCTGATTCTGTGAGAACAATTATTGAGAAAGAAAAATGGTACCGCCCTGTCAGCGGATAACAGCTCCCTTCACATCAAGCAACTGGGCTGAAGCCAGATTGTTGCCGAACTCCTTCTGATTGTTGAATGTCCAGACGACTCGTTTCTTACGGTCGATTTCAATCAGTTGCGGGTTTTCCTTGCCAGCATGACAGTTGCCAATGATGATATGCCCATTGGGGAGAACCTGAAGGGTGGTTACCCAGGCTAGTGTGATACCAGGGAGGTCTTTCTGGTCAACCTGCCAGACGATTTTCTTTTCTGGTGTTACCTCCAGAACGCGGTTGTTATTACCTCCTGCAATCAGCGTATTACCATTCGACAATCGCACAGCTCCATAAACCTCCACGCCGTGACCTTCCGGCCCATGGCCATTGCTGCGCGGGCGGTCATTCAGGTCGAGATAGAATTCCCAAATCAGTTTGCCTCGAGAATTATACTCGCGCACACAGCCATCACCTTCATGACATACCAGGTAATGGCCATTGGTCAGCACGCGAGCCATTCTCGTGTCACGATGATAATGAGGATTCTTCAGTGCCAATGGAAACTGTTTGACGATCTTTCCACCCTTGTCGACTTCGATGATTCTGCCATTTCCCGATTCAGCGATCATGGTTGTGCCATCATTCAGACGTTGAAACGCATGGATTTCGATCTTGCCGGTGTAACCCTCTCGAGGCTGAGCCTGGTACTTCCAGACAATTTCTTTCTTGGGATTGATTTCGACTACTTCAGTGTGATTCAGATGCGTGAGAATGTTGCCGTTGGGCAGGAGATGAAGATCGTGAACATCGTGTTTGCAGGGATATTCCCATTCGACATTGCCATCCATGCCGATGATGGCAATCTTCCCCGTAGCACGGTCTGCCGCCAGCACCCTGTGACGTACTGGTTCGTCACCAACTGCTGATGCCAGTGAACTTAAAGCGAACAGCAGTAATGCAACAGGTCGCAACATGTAATGCCCTCATCAATGTGTCATGGTGTGGTCGGAGGAGCCCAGATGGTAGCTGCAATGTAACGAAATTCACTGGATGTATCATTAAAATAGTAGACGGTAACCAGTTTACCATCGCTTCGAAGAACGGTACGTGGATAGCCCAGATCCCAATTGCCTCCATCTTTGCGCAGGATGATATCCTGGCTCCAGGTTTTGCCCTGGTCGCTGCTGATCTTGGCTCTGATGCCAAAAGGAGCACGGCGATAGCCGTACGTCACTACCAGTCTGCCATCAGGCAATTTCAGCATATGAGCCGGGTTGCCTGCATTGTCAATGCGGTTATCTTCTTCCAGTTTCCAGGTCCTTCCGTTATCTGATGAGCGA of the Planctomycetia bacterium genome contains:
- a CDS encoding DUF1926 domain-containing protein; protein product: MPLRFAFALHDHQPVGNFDSVMSQAYNDAYFPFLDIISQYPELAFSLHVSGPLLEWLERNKPDHLGDLKELVKAGQLEILGGAYYEPILPLLPRRDRVGQIRRYTEKLKSVFNCDVRGMWLAERVWEPSLVTDLLEADIEYTLLDDYHFKQAGMEEDDLHGYFLTEDQGFLLRIFPISEPLRYMVPWKDPSEAIAYLDLLAETYPDSVVVCADDGEKFGSWPGTNTLCYQNQWLTKFFDLLLERQEQEKIQLVTLSQALDETPPLNTIYLPECSYREMTEWALPTSRQLKRQKLLKQFEGKGVQEEIKNNLRGGIWRNFASKYPEVREMQARMIEVSDHVAAAASNPSIETAIHELYRGQCNCPYWHGAFGGLYLPHLRQAIFKHLISADNVCLPDDVAAGQRVDIELHDFNLDGRRELRIATALYVAYFCPHQGGMLYELDIRPVKYNLLATMTRRPEPYHETIKQIGSSKVQAGVNPGQPAQFKQAELDQQLVYDKYPRKSLIDHFFPLDTTLENVVKHNEEELGDFVQGPYIRRLIDRDTHQRLRLYRQGKVRSDTVHVSKEIVASATANTLTVRYRLDDLPAKPDYYFAVEFNFAGFPSDQDDRYYYHAGKKNAGPTQTLIDLKSTDHLGVVDEYLGLDCRLQTSSPAGIWAFPIRTVSQSEAGFELVHQGVTMIAYFQPQPDPAGHWEVEVVLKIDAHRRKSG
- a CDS encoding nicotinate-nucleotide adenylyltransferase, with protein sequence MRVGIFGGSFDPVHIGHLILAEQCLEQGMLDRVDFVPAPRPPHKAQGTHASFEQRAQMLSAALQGHSQFSVNTCEQNRPGLSYTVDTLRHLHTSEPGNEWYLILGMDSVHDLETWRDPQGIAKLCTLMIVKRPGIKLDEPPEYFRSHYVDAPLIEISSTDIRQRVADQRSIRYLVPDSVRTIIEKEKWYRPVSG
- a CDS encoding PQQ-binding-like beta-propeller repeat protein, whose product is MLRPVALLLFALSSLASAVGDEPVRHRVLAADRATGKIAIIGMDGNVEWEYPCKHDVHDLHLLPNGNILTHLNHTEVVEINPKKEIVWKYQAQPREGYTGKIEIHAFQRLNDGTTMIAESGNGRIIEVDKGGKIVKQFPLALKNPHYHRDTRMARVLTNGHYLVCHEGDGCVREYNSRGKLIWEFYLDLNDRPRSNGHGPEGHGVEVYGAVRLSNGNTLIAGGNNNRVLEVTPEKKIVWQVDQKDLPGITLAWVTTLQVLPNGHIIIGNCHAGKENPQLIEIDRKKRVVWTFNNQKEFGNNLASAQLLDVKGAVIR